AACCGATTCGTGACCAGGTCCTTGCGATGCCTCTCGACGTCGGTCAAGTTTCTGCGGTACTCCGCGGTGAGGATGTCTGCCTCCTGCTGGATGTCCTCCTTGGCCTGTGTGGTCGCCAGGATCTTCGCGTCGAGCTCGGCCTGGAGCCGGCGCCGCTCGTCCGCCGCGGCGTTCTTCAGGTCCTCGATGTCCTGCTGGTAGTCGAGGTCCTCGGCTTTCAACTTGGCCTCGATGGCGGCCGCACTCTGCACCGCCTCGCGCTCGATGTCCGCGGCGCTCGCCGTGAGGTTCGCGTACGTGTGGGCCCAGTCCTGCTCGGCCCGCTCTCGTGCCTGGTCAAGCTCCATGTCCTGGAGCGCGTTCTGCGCCATGACGTCCTCGACGGACTGCTCGGCTTCGGTCCGTGCGGATACCACCTTCTGCCCGAAGCCCATGGCGCTCGCCTGGATGCCGTAGGCGGCCTGCTGCTCTTCCTCCCGCCGCGCGGCCTTCGCCTCCTCTTCCACCTGGCGGATCGCGAGCAGTGGCGAGCCGCTCTTCCGGACGTACGATCCGGCGATCCTTGCGTTGGCCTCCCCGATCTCGAGGGCCGTCTCGACGCGGACCCTCCCGGTCTTGTACTCGACCTGCTCCCCGGCGCGGTTCAGGGTCAGGATCGCCTCGTCCTTGGTCTGCGCAAGGAACTCGTCGCGCTTCGCCGTGATCTGGCCGACCTCGCGCTCCGCTTCCACGTCGCCTGCGGCAATCCGCTCCGCCAGGTTCTCGATGGTGAGCTCGCGCTTGGCCGCAGCCTGCTCCAGGTCGAGGGCGTTCCTCTCGAGCGCTGCCTTCTTGTTGGCCTCGAGGTTCGCGCGCTGGGTCTCGGCCTCCTCCGCGGACAGGAGGTGCTGCTCTTCGCGCTGTCGGATGTCCTCCTCGAGGTCGGCGACGACGTCTGCGTCCTCCGCGAGGATGCGATCCCTCTCCACCTTGAGGGCGTCGTCAGCCTGGGTGAGCTCTCGATCGCGGGAATGCTCGACAGCTATGATCTGCTGGTTCAGTCCATCGATCGCGCTCTCGAGGTCTGCCAGGAGCTCCTTGACCTTCATGTCCGCTGCCGCAGCCTTCTGGAAGGCTCCGATGAAAGCGGCGCCAAAAGACAGGAAAGCCAGAACGGCGCCGATCACGTGTCCACCTCCGGGATCAGCGCGAGGATCTGGCTACGGTACGGCTGGTCCTGGATGGCCATGACCCAGGTGTCGACGTTCCAGTCGCCCCGGAAGGGGCACTCCACGTCGCCGGTGTAGGGCCCCGTGATCGGCACAGTCTCGAGCTCCGTCGAGGTCGTGACTCGCCCGAACTTGAAGGGGTAGCAGTCGAGCACGCGCGCGAGGATCTTGGCCACCTTCCGGATCCGCATCTGCCCCGTCCCGTAGGGTCCGTCCGTGACCAGGCGCATGCTCTGCATCGTGCAGGTGAACCCAGCTCCCACCACCAGGTGGTCTCCCACGCACGCCGCCGGCGTCGTCATGGAGCCGGCCGCCACCGCGGCCGTGTAGACCGCCTCCTCGGTCGCGTTCCAGATCGTTGCCGTCGTGCCGTTGAACCGATCGAGGCCCGTGACCGTCGCGCCCGCGGTGGCCACGTCAACCCACGCGTCCAGGGGGATGGCCGTGAGGTCCTCGATCCCGTCGAAGAGCTCCACACAGTAGTACGTCCCGCGCAGCACGATCGCCCACACCGCCGAGCGCGAGGTGCCGTCGGCAACGCCCACGCTCTTGTACAGGCCCCCGCCGCCGGATTCCAGCCGGTGCCAGGCGCGCATGCCGAGCTTCTTATCGTACGCGAGCGCGCACAGGACCCCATCCGATCGGACCGCGTAGACGATGGGCCACGGGACGCCGGCGAAGGCCGACTCGACAACCGTGCCCGCGGTCGGACTGAAGAGGTGCTCGGCGTGGTAGCTCAGGTCCTCCACAGACTCCTCCGTGGCGCCCGCGGTAGGGTACTCGCGCAGCCGCGTGGCGAGGTTCTGCCAGAAGAGCATCGCAGAACCGACGAGGCATGCCGGTACGGCTGCCCCGCCGAAGTGGGTCGATGGCTGCAGCTTCTCCGGCGTGAGTGCCGTCATGTCCGGCGGCACCACGTACTCCACGCCGGCCGTGGAGATCAGCAGCACCGTGCCCGCGACGAGCTCCTGGACCACCATGCTCGTGTCGCTCGCGAGGGTGAGCTCCATTGCGGCGTCCGCGGTGACGACGTTGCGGTAGACCGTGACGGTCTCGAGCTCGGGGATGTCCGGGTCTGCCCAGTCCGCGACGTCCGTGAGTTGCTCGACGTCGTAGCGCAGCCGCTCGTAGTAGGTCATGTCGATGCCGCCGGTGGCGCACCAGTAGGACCAGTGCGCCGTCCCGTCCGTGATATCGGCTGCCGTGGTCGTGGGCCCGCCGGATCCAGCCGAGGTGCCGGCTGTGATGCAGGTGTAGAGCTTGAGCGGTGTGGCGCCGTTGCTGACGATGTCGCCGATCTCGTAGGCCGTCGAGGCCGCCCAGGACACTGCCCGGGCGTCCACGTAGATCCCGGCGCGCGAGGCCCACACGGTCTGGCTCTGGTTGGTGGATCTGCCGAACCAGAGGCGCTGTCCGTACCCCGCGATGGCCCCCGGGTAGTCTCCGGTTGCCGAGAACGGTACCGCCCCGGTGTTCCCGACAATGACCGAAGTCGCGATCGTGAACGTGCTCCCGGTCCACGTTACCTGCCGGATCGCGTAGCTCGTGTGAGAGATGAAGAGCGTGTTGCCGTCCACCGCGAAGCGGAGCTCGCGGCAGTGCGCCGCGGTCGTGTAGGGAGTCGTGAGCTCGAGGGGGGCCCCGAAGAGTGTTCCGTCGGCCTTCCAGAACCGCAGCACCAGGGCGGTGAACTCGAGCATGTAGGAGACGCCGTTCGGGAGCTTCCAGCCGTAGAGGCGCCCCTGCACGTTGTTCTTCGTGGTGGCCAGGTACTTCGATCCCGGCCGGGTGATGATCCCGCCCTGGGAGAAGGGCATCCAGTTCTCGAGGGTGAGGCAGCCCTTCGCGTAGAGCAGCAGATCGGAGCGGCCCGAGAGCTTCGGCGTGAGCTCGCCGCCCGTGAAGTCGGTGATGAGGAGCGCCGAGACGGACACTTACACATCCTCCCAGCGGACCACTTCCTCGGGAGCCTCGGCGCCCTCGGACATGGCGACCGGGCGTGCGGTGGCGTACCAGCTCGCGAACCGATCCTCGAGCTCCTTCTTCTTCGTGGTCTGGCCCGTCACGTAGTAGGCGATCTCAGCCGCGATCCGCATGGAGATCACGGTCGGTAGCAGACTGTCCCACTGGTTCGGGTCGGTCTCCTGCCTCACGTACTTCGCGATGCTCGGGTCCTGGTTGGTGTAGACCCACATGCCCTCGCGGCGGAACTGGATCCCCTGGGTGGTCTCTGCGGTGGCGGCATCGCTCGGGATCTTGAGCAGTCGCAGGCAGTCGGGGGGGAGCACGAAGAGGTAGTCGAAGGTGGTGTGGTTCTCCGGTGGGGTGCCGTAGTAGCACCAGTGCACCGTGTTGTCGGTGATGTCCGCCGTCGTCCCCGTGGGCCCTCCCGACGCGGCCGAGGTCCCCGCGGTGATGCAGACGTAGACCTTGCCCGTGTCGTTGCTCACCAGGTCGTCGACCGCGTAGGCCGTGCTCTTCACCCAGCACCAGTTGTTCGTGGTGGTGGACGCCTCCATGTACTTCCAGACGACAGTGCCATCGGTGATGGCGGCCGTCGTTCCGGTCGGACCTCCGGAGGACGCGGAGATCCCCGCGGTCGTGCACTCGTAGGTCTTGGCGGTATCGTTCGTGCACCTGTCGCCGAGCCGGTAGGCGTGGCTCGCGGTCCAGGGCGTGGCCTGGTCGTGCCACCCCTTCATCGAGGCACGCTTGATGCACGCCGGCCAGGGGAGGAGTCGGAGCACCTCGTCGCGACACACGGAGTACGCATCGATGGCCGCTGCGGGGTTCTTCGCCGTGTCGGACATGCTCGATGCCTCGGGACACCCGAGCTCGCGCAGCGCGCGGTTGACGACCTCGAGATCTGTCATGGTCTACCGCTTCTTCGAGCCGCGATAGCCCGACGCGTAGGCCGCTTGGCCCTGGCGCGCCGCCCTGCGACGCGCTCCCTTGCCGCGGTAGACCTTGCCTCGGCTACCCCATCGGTAACCGCCCTTCACCTTCCGCACCGGCATGGCTCCCCTCCCAGGAACCGGGCGGGCCCCGAAGAGCCCGCCCGTATTCACATTTCCCGAGCCGCTACGCGCTCGCGCGTATCTTGGCCGACTTGGCCGCTCGCGCGCGCTGCTCGCGGTCTGCGTCCGCCTGCTTCTCGATTTTCCTGGCCTCCTCCAGGGGGACGTCCTGCGTTGTCTTGAAGTACTTGAGCAGTCCGTTGTCCCTGAAGCGCTGCACGTCCAGCGGGTAGGTCTTGCCCTGCTCGTAGAGCATGCAGGCCGACGAGTCGTAGCAGGTCTTCACGCACACTGCATCGACGACCATGAATACCTCCTCTCAGCCCCGGTCGAGGGCTACAGTATCGGTGCCGGCGGGTTGATGACCGGGAGCATGTCCCAGGCGCCCGCGGTGAAGACGTCGGTGCCGATCGTGTAGATCGCACCGAAGTACTGGAGTAGCGTTCCCTGGCCGACCACGGGGATCACGTAGGGGATCGCCCCTACAGCCCACGCGACGATGGTCGCGTTGGCGATCACGCCGCTGTCCCACAGGACCGTGTTGGAGGTCAGGGCCTCCGCTGCCGAGGTCACCATCTGGATCCTCAGCGTGCCACCGCCGGCGGACACGATCGCCGTGTCGATCCGGAACACGTACCACAGCGGCTCGTAGAACCGCCGCCCGGCCGCGCCCCAGTCGACCACGTTGTCGGAGATGTGGGAGTCGACCGTCGTCTCGTCCTGAGCATCCGAGAGGATGCCGTTGTACTCGATGTACACAGCTTCCTCCTTTCCTTAGCTGACCACCGACTCGGTGTTGAGGATCGAGTCGTTGCGCTTGATCGGGATCCCGTTGAAGGACAGGATCGGTTTGCCTGCGGGCTGGTCGATCGTGAGGTTCACGTTCGACTTCGCCGCAGCCTGCTTCCACAGCCAGGAGCGCACGGTCCGGTTGCAGTAGAAGACCGGCCGGCCCATGTTGACGTCGGGGATGCGCTCGTAGGCGTCGATCATGGCCGCGAACAGATCGACCGTGGAGGTCGTGATCGCCGAGGTGTCGATGTTGCAGA
This window of the bacterium genome carries:
- a CDS encoding Bbp16 family capsid cement protein, coding for MYIEYNGILSDAQDETTVDSHISDNVVDWGAAGRRFYEPLWYVFRIDTAIVSAGGGTLRIQMVTSAAEALTSNTVLWDSGVIANATIVAWAVGAIPYVIPVVGQGTLLQYFGAIYTIGTDVFTAGAWDMLPVINPPAPIL